A genomic segment from Hippoglossus stenolepis isolate QCI-W04-F060 chromosome 3, HSTE1.2, whole genome shotgun sequence encodes:
- the ncoa3 gene encoding nuclear receptor coactivator 3 has product MKMSGVGDNSLEPLCSDRKRKLSTCDTPGLGCDKRRREQESKYIEELAELISANLSNIDSFNVKPDKCAILKETVRQIRQIKEQGKSSCSDDDVQKADVSSTGQGVIDKDHLGPLLLQALDGFLFVVNREGNIIFVSDNVTQYLQYKQEELINTSVYTIIHDEDREEFHKNLPKSNAPNGASWGGEVPRQKSHTFNCRMLVNFVHGQSHGLSDERPGGQRYETMQCFALTQPRAMMEEGEDLQSCMICVARRITAVERTERFSTRHELSGKLIEIEHQSSLHTTMRPGWEDLVRRCMQMFLQHSEGQPWSYKRHYQEAFHNGHSETPLYRFSLSDGTPVTAQTRSDLCRNPNTNEPHSFLSTHLLQREQNGYRGNQGGSMRPQSMGVNNPNQQMNMGPGGGMNRGYGMADQANMPHRGMPPYAGGNRMNQMNPMHQMNNVGQMNSMHPVNSMNQMGPMNQMGHHGMHQQQQHQQQHQHQQMGQFHGGGGGPGGGGYGMGMTSPPQASPGINGPPHNVMGSPRVLGSPKMAASPFSPGGMNSPMSSSHPGHPGNSGGGGTTFSSSSLNALQAISEGVGNPMPSPLTSPPPHKPDSSPSINSTNQSSGGPCKPGLPAYSDSKSPGSSLGAGVEQPSQQHPHTPTSEGPPDKPDSQVSREMGPTGGETGRRVPDSRCHKKLLQLLTSPTDELVPPNHTSSSGPTSSPESKDGTAGVTSPSSSTGVSSSTGGNHGAVSSSGGTGHLSSQSLQEKHKILHKLLQNGNTPDDVARITAEATGKSSLDSEPGPAAPAGVRGSESKQEQHSPKKEKPHALLHYLLNKDDTKEGGDIKPKLEELEGRGPQGAGVTSSDPHCMEGKVKLEPTDETETLETILGVPRNNSGFYPEPDSRVGKEVGNKQGNLPDSLHEGEKGPIPPGQRAVYQRALSVDAKPMGAEGPVGGGLAVRRNVPCPTLVKQENVDAPIRPGGVPNGFPGGMGVCPPRGNPRGMGRGMGMPQRPPMAGPGEWGMPRSSVSPTIGPGHPGMGRSGPMGGPMMNRSNSVPGNTRSMLQQQLMDMGTNEASMSMSPFRGHGPPPRSPSWPDSAMGMDRPQIKTNRDQFAHPLHELLGPRTSSEGPSDERALLDQLDSLLNTADVSALQEIDRALGIPDIVGKTNRPEGHPQDPGRGPGRGPGRGQCPPSEPFPVPPESSIGMDKKAMYGQGYPGTPGPPSVGMQAGYSGNTMQGQSPAGFNPMMNQMGQTGSFPGMGGMGNPRANMMRPRMMATKPLRLQLQQRLQGQQFMNQTRQGMKMENVPGGNPAMRPGMQAGIQPGIQPGMQNAGMGGQPGFLNAQMMAQRSREMMTMQMRRQRMMMLMQQQQQQQQQQQQGQGAAGGFSPPPNVTAPAGMDHPMGGPPLNQPGQQGFNYGGSYGMNQQGDPSFMAPGSSPPGNVMQGRMGGPPQNTVTPGMQGNPQGGAMYPSGDMKGWPQGGMPRNSSYSQQQYPQQSNQGQFGPMMMNNSMAGPGPVSGPGAGQLGQMPGQMPGQMQGQMQGQMQGHMGMNPMGMGRMPMGPDQKYC; this is encoded by the exons GCCTTGGATGGCTTTCTGTTTGTGGTGAACCGAGAGGGCAACATAATATTTGTGTCAGACAATGTGACCCAGTACCTGCAGTACAAGCAGGAAGAGCTGATCAATACCAGTGTGTACACCATCATCCACGATGAGGACCGGGAGGAGTTTCACAAGAATCTGCCCAAGTCCAACG CACCAAATGGGGCATCATGGGGTGGAGAGGTGCCCCGGCAGAAGAGTCACACCTTCAACTGTCGTATGCTAGTGAACTTTGTTCATGGTCAGAGTCATGGGTTGTCAGATGAGAGACCTGGAGGCCAACGCTATGAGACCATGCAGTGTTTTGCCCTCACGCAGCCCCGGGCtatgatggaggagggagaag ATTTGCAGTCTTGTATGATTTGTGTTGCGCGACGCATCACAGCAgtagagagaacagagaggttTAGTACTCGCCATGAACTGTCTG GTAAACTGATTGAAATCGAACACCAGAGCTCTCTTCACACCACTATGCGCCCAGGCTGGGAGGACCTGGTGAGGCGTTGCATGCAGATGTTCCTCCAACACAGCGAAGGCCAACCGTGGTCCTACAAACGTCACTATCAAGAGG ctttCCATAATGGCCACTCAGAGACCCCACTCTACCGCTTTTCACTCTCTGATGGCACCCCAGTCACAGCCCAGACTAGGAGTGACCTCTGCAGGAATCCCAACACCAATGAGCCACACTCTTTTTTGTCCACACACCTGCTACAAAG AGAGCAAAATGGTTATCGGGGAAACCAAGGCGGAAGCATGAGGCCTCAAAGCATGGGTGTGAACAACCCCAACCAACAGATGAACATGGGCCCAGGAGGAGGCATGAACAGGGGCTATGGCATGGCTGACCAGGCCAACATGCCACACAGAGGAATGCCTCCATATGCTGGGGGCAACCGCATGAATCAGATGAATCCCATGCATCAGATGAACAACGTCGGTCAAATGAATTCCATGCATCCAGTTAACTCGATGAACCAAATGGGGCCCATGAATCAGATGGGCCACCATGGcatgcaccagcagcagcagcaccagcagcagcaccaacaTCAACAGATGGGTCAGTtccatggaggaggaggtggacctGGAGGCGGAGGGTATGGCATGGGAATGACCAGCCCCCCTCAGGCCAGTCCAGGGATTAACGGCCCCCCACACAATGTCATGGGCTCACCCAGAGTCCTAGGAAGCCCCAAGATGGCTGCTAGCCCCTTCTCTCCTGGTG GTATGAACTCTCCCATGAGCTCCAGTCACCCTGGTCACCCTGGTAACTCTGGAGGGGGAGGCACCACCTTTTCCAGCAGCTCCTTGAATGCCCTCCAAGCCATTAGTGAGGGAGTGGGCAATCCGATGCCCTCCCcactcacctctcctccccctcacaAACCTGACAGCTCCCCAAGCATCAACTCCACCAACCAGTCTTCAGGTGGACCGTGTAAACCTGGCCTCCCAGCCTACTCTGACTCTAAGAGCCCAGGCAGCTCATTGGGGGCTGGAGTAGAGCAGCCGTCGCAGCAGcacccacacacccccaccAGCGAGGGGCCTCCTGACAAGCCAGACAGCCAGGTCAGCAGAGAGATGGGTCCGACCGGGGGAGAAACCGGTCGAAGGGTCCCTGACAGCAGATGTCACAAGAAACTTCTGCAACTCCTCACTTCCCCAACAGATGAGTTGGTGCCACCTAATCACACATCAAGCTCTGGACCCACCTCCTCGCCTGAGTCTAAAGATGGAACAGCAGGTGTCACCAGCCCCTCCTCTTCAACAGGAGTGTCCTCCTCTACAGGCGGAAATCATGGCGCTGTGTCCTCCTCTGGTGGCACAGGACATTTATCGAGTCAGTCGCTGCAGGAAAAGCACAAGATCCTCCACAAGCTCCTCCAGAACGGGAACACTCCTGATGATGTGGCTCGCATCACAGCCGAGGCCACTGGGAAGAGCAGCTTGGATTCAGAGCCTGGGCCTGCTGCCCCTGCAGGAGTTAGGGGGTCCGAATCCAAACAGGAGCAGCACAGCCCTAAGAAGGAGAAGCCTCACGCGCTCCTTCACTACCTCCTCAATAAAGATGACACAAAAGAAGGTGGAGATATCAAGCCaaagctggaggagctggaggggagAGGACCTCAGGGGGCAGGGGTTACCAGCTCTGATCCCCACTGCATGGAGGGAAAGGTCAAATTAGAGCCAACTGATGAG ACGGAGACTCTGGAGACCATCCTTGGTGTCCCAAGGAACAACTCTGGCTTCTACCCTGAACCAGACTCCAGAGTAGGGAAGGAAGTGGGAAACAAACAAGGAAATCTTCCTGACAGTTTACATG aagGGGAGAAAGGCCCCATACCGCCAGGTCAGCGTGCTGTCTATCAAAGAGCTTTGTCCGTGGATGCCAAGCCCATGGGTGCAGAGGGGCCAGTAGGAGGCGGGCTAGCTGTGAGAAGGAACGTCCCCTGTCCCACATTGGTCAAACAGGAGAATGTGGATGCTCCAATCCGACCTGGGGGTGTTCCCAATGGCTTTCCCGGAGGCATGGGAGTGTGTCCACCGCGAGGAAATCCAA GAGGAATGGGCAGAGGTATGGGAATGCCCCAGCGCCCTCCCATGGCAGGGCCAGGGGAGTGGGGGATGCCGAGGTCTAGCGTCAGCCCTACAATTGGACCAGGACACCCGGGCATGGGTCGCTCTGGCCCAATGGGAGGTCCCATGATGAACCGCTCCAACAGTGTACCTGGAAACACCAGGTccatgctgcagcagcagctcatggATATGG GTACCAATGAAGCCAGTATGAGCATGAGCCCGTTTCGTGGACATGGACCTCCGCCTCGGTCCCCCTCCTGGCCAGACTCTGCTATGGGAATGGACCGaccacagattaaaacaaacag GGACCAGTTTGCGCACCCCCTGCATGAGTTGCTGGGGCCCCGAACCAGCAGCGAAGGCCCGAGTGATGAGCGAGCACTTCTGGACCAGCTAGACTCTCTACTCAACACGGCTGATGTCAGTGCTCTGCAGGAGATAGACCGAGCCCTTGGCATCCCTGATATAGTCGGCAAG ACCAACAGACCTGAAGGTCACCCGCAGGATCCAGGCCGCGGTCCAGGTCGAGGTCCAGGTCGGGGTCAGTGCCCACCATCGGAGCCTTTCCCAGTGCCCCCAGAGTCATCCATAGGCATGGACAAAAAAGCCATGTATGGACAGGGCTACCCTGGCACCCCAGGCCCCCCCTCCGTGGGCATGCAAGCTGGTTACAGCGGCAACACAATGCAAGGCCAGTCTCCTGCAGGCTTCAACCCTATGATGAATCAGATGGGCCAAACAGGGAGCTTCCCAGGCATGGGGGGTATGGGCAACCCCCGTGCAAACATGATGAGACCTCGCATGATGGCCACCAAGCCTCTCCGACTGCAGCTACAGCAGAGGCTGCAAGGGCAGCAG TTTATGAACCAGACCCGACAAGGCATGAAGATGGAAAACGTCCCAGGAGGAAATCCTGCCATGCGTCCAGGCATGCAAGC CGGCATCCAACCCGGCATCCAACCCGGCATGCAAAATGCAGGCATGGGTGGTCAG CCTGGTTTCCTCAACGCTCAGATGATGGCTCAGCGCAGCAGAGAGATGATGACCATGCAGATGAGGAGGCAGcggatgatgatgctgatgcagcagcagcagcaacagcagcaacagcagcagcaggggcagggagcagcaggaggcttCAGCCCTCCTCCGAATGTCACTGCACCAGCAGGCATGGACCACCCCATGGGAGGACCCCCCTTAAACCAACCTGGACAGCAGGGCTTCAACTATGGAGGCAGCTATG GGATGAACCAGCAGGGGGATCCATCTTTCATGGCTCCCGGTAGCAGCCCACCAGGAAACGTGATGCAAGGACGAATGGGGGGCCCTCCTCAGAACACCGTGACGCCAGGGATGCAAGGAAACCCACAGGGAGGGGCCATGTACCCATCTGGTGACATGAAGGGCTGGCCACAGGGCGGCATGCCTCGCAACAG CTCATACTCGCAGCAACAATACCCCCAGCAAAGCAACCAGGGCCAGTTTGGACCCATGATGATGAACAACTCCATGGCTGGACCTGGGCCGGTCAGCGGGCCCGGGGCAGGACAGTTGGGCCAGATGCCGGGCCAGATGCCGGGCCAGATGCAGGGCCAGATGCAGGGCCAGATGCAGGGCCACATGGGCATGAACCCCATGGGAATGGGTAGAATGCCAATGGGACCTGATCAG AAGTATTGCTGA
- the id1 gene encoding DNA-binding protein inhibitor ID-1, giving the protein MWMLLTVNIPLLTFPRGGEAWLLDYLPTSSLFLHHNPWKLTRIKMKVVGSTCALKSKVGGEDMVRCLSEQSLTIAKCKIPLLDEQMSVFLQDMNNCYSKLKELVPTLPTNKKASKVEILQHVIDYIWDLQVELDEPEKSRQLTASGVARTPLTTLNAELASIAVENGCSDDRIMCR; this is encoded by the exons ATGTGGATGTTGCTAACTGTCAACATTCCCTTGCTCACATTtccaagaggaggagaagcctgGTTGCTCGACTATCTCCCAACATCTTCTTTATTTCTGCATCACAATCCTTGGAAACTTACACGCATCAAGATGAAGGTTGTCGGATCTACCTGCGCCCTGAAGAGCAAGGTCGGCGGCGAGGACATGGTGCGCTGCCTGTCCGAGCAGAGCTTGACCATCGCCAAGTGCAAGATCCCGCTGCTGGACGAGCAGATGAGCGTCTTCCTGCAGGACATGAACAACTGCTACAGCAAGCTCAAGGAGCTGGTGCCCACGCTGCCCACGAACAAGAAAGCGAGCAAAGTTGAGATCCTGCAGCACGTCATCGACTACATCTGGGACCTGCAGGTCGAGCTAGACGAGCCGGAGAAGAGCCGCCAGCTCACGGCGAGCGGCGTCGCCCGCACACCGCTGACCACGCTGAACGCAGAGCTCGCTAGCATCGCAGTGGAG AATGGATGCTCAGATGACAGGATCATGTGCCGCTAA